The Drosophila innubila isolate TH190305 chromosome 2L unlocalized genomic scaffold, UK_Dinn_1.0 4_B_2L, whole genome shotgun sequence genome segment TAACCGAGCCAAATATGTCATTTATTTCGGCTAAGGATggtttaaataagaaagtgGAAATCCAACAGATAAAAGAAAGTGGAAGCAATCAGAATTCTTACAAGCTGACTTTTAGCGCTGCTTCATCCAAGCAAAGTGTCGTCATAGAGACAGTCTCCACCAAAAATATACTGCCACATCCAtcagaaattaaacaaaatgataaGCAATTGGTGAAATATGTTGGAAAGATTCATCTTTACTCAAAGTATCCAACAACTACACAGAAAACCAACGTAATTCTCAGTTCATCCAATATATTGTCGCACACTCTGGCAAAACCGTTTGCCGTATCATCCAATAAGATAAGTTTTGGACCATTTGAGAATATTCCAGGTTGGTTCATGTCTTAAACTCTTTCAGAACCGGTTtagtaattttcaataatatatcTTTAGCACAATCCGAAGAGGAGCTTGTTCTGCACTATGAGAATCAGTCGCCCTTCCTGACCGTTAATACCCTGGAACGCACAATTGAAGTGTCGCATTGGGGCAACATAGCCGTTAAGGAGGCCATTCAAATGACGCACTCTGGTGCTAAGCTCAAAGGATCATTTTCTCGCTACGATTTCCAAAAGGATGGTCGCTCCGGACAGTCGGCTGTCAAGTCGTATAAAACCTATTTACCAGCAGCCGCTAATGGTGTCTATTATCGTGACACTAATGGTAACATTTCCACATCCAATATGCATTCAATGCGCGACTTTGTTGATCTCGAATTACGTCCGAGATTCCCATTATTTGGTGGCTGGAAAACGCAATATACTCTCGGTTACAATGTTCCCTCGTACGAGTATCTATTCAGCTCGGGCAACAAATACGTTTTAAAGATGCATCTGATTGATCACATTCACGATAATATGTTGATCGATGAGGCCGTCATCAACATCATTTTACCAGAGGGCTCTACAAATATTGAGCTAGTAACTCCATATAGCGTTAAGCGTcatcaaaatgatttaatgTATACTTATCTGGATACTGTCGGACGTCCCGTTATCTCCTTCTCAAAACAGAATTTGGTGGAGAATCATATTTCCGACTTTACTCTGAAGTACTCATTCTCAAAGATGTCCTTGCTGCAGGAACCATTGTTGGTCATTGctttcatttatattatattcttattCACTATTGTCTTTCTGCGATTGGATCTGTCCATAACATCTCATTCCCACAAAGATTAGTgctatctatatatacaaaaataatctGTAAATGTGAACTTTTCAATTTAccgaaaagcaaataaaaacgcagtttaataatattttttggctCTGATTATTAAACAttcgatttgcatttaattaaataaaggcagaaattttctaaatacaaTGTAATGAtcgaatttttgtttataataaaaacgacATTAAGCAAATCACAAAACTgctttcaattataattgtttctgttaattttaaaaggaaGAATTCACTTAAAAGTCCAATTGAAACAAAATGAACTCAATATCATTTGTCACTTCTCTTAAATCTATTCTGTTCGGCAGTCAGTTGgctaataatcaaaatttatttcatttaaaaaaagaattgtacacattataaattaaaaagttttattgtaaaaaataacaatagttTATTTCGATTACTTAATGTTAGCGGTTATTTCTATGTAGTTAAATCAATGGAAATTATTCGGCCAGACGAATATGATTGCTGAACAGCTGAATGATTATCTAAAGTAATTGCATCCTCAGTTTGATTAATGTCTTTTCTGTCTGAACTCCAATCCGAAACACCAGTCACCAATTTTTTGGGTAAATTACAATTCTCCTGGTTATGGGACTGTGaaaatgtgttgttgtttgttgttgtatgatTCAGTGCTTTAGCCGTAGAACTATTTGATGCAAGACTAAATCGATTCAATACTGAGTTAgtcttataatttgaaaatatatatacggaTTGTTGCAATGGTTTCAGCGAATTATCGTCGCTTGTTTGCGAATAACTGGACAGTGTTGTGCATTCCGAACTTTCCATTAAATGATGATTTTGTTGCCTGTCATCATTCTTATGCGATAATGCAATTATTGCATAGGTCTCTGAATTGAGAATTTTAGGTGTCACTATCGCCGGGGGGGTGTTGtgatcgtcatcatcattatcgtcTTCTGAGGAACACAAATCAATTGTATCGACAAGAACTTCGCTTGACGGTGAAATTCTCCATTGGGAATTTAGTGAAGTATCGCGAGTTAATCTAATATTAAGTTTACTATTAGTTACATTTACAGGTAATTGCTCTCCAATATTCtcagtcaatttttttaatctgacCGAAATTGGACGGCACTGTTTAATCAACGGCGAATTGAGGAACAAAAAGTTCTGTGTTGTATCTCTTCGTTGCAAAAATTGACGACGCggaaatgcataaatatgtgAACTATTCTCTTGCATTTTTTTGAATGTAACATGCACATTACTTGGATTTGGtttcttttcaaatattttacaatatttgtagCTAGGCTTAACGATTAATGGTGTGTAACAGAAGCGATCCAAACGCTCTTGTCTCTCAAACACATATTCCGATGATATTGCCTGTTTCACTGTCTTCAGTAATTTCTGACCAGCTGGAGACGATATTGGGATAAATGAACATCTGTTGAGGGAAGGCACAGCTCGATTCCTTCGTGCTGATATGCGTTTATTTCGATTTGATGTCACGATTACAGTTTCTTCATTGTGCGAATTTACTCCTTGCGTTTTCTTTGTACAATTCGAATCGGGTTCATTTGATTTCAGATTGAAATTTAGCAGGAATGCATTTCGTAATTCCGTATTCTCATTTTTACTTTCAAGTTTACTTTCTGGTTCCGGAGAGTCACATAATATAACATCATCCtcaatattacatattttttcatGTTCCTGCaataacatacaaaaaattcaactttttaatatcataaatacaaatatttataagaatatCATTTGCACTAAAAACAGGATTCCAATACACATAACATAAATGCTTAAGTGTATCGCTTTAATAATTCGATGGAAGAACTAGGTATCTATAACTATATAAAGTtcatagtaaaaataaaataaaaagttcaagtaaaatagaattaaaaaaaaaattatcgagttaaagaaattgataattgcttttgcgAAAATCGATTTTAcaatacttatatatgtaattGAATCTAATAATTCCAATATCCCAgggaatcaaaaaaaaatgtaacagtTTTGatacaaatgtaaaaaatataatagcaaatttgaatacaaaaataaaagtttgctTGCAAAATATGTAGTTTTTGAGCAGTGGTGCCAAAAACGCGACTTTTTAGCAAAAATGtctaataaatgaatattatatAGATTGTTGTAGAGCTTTTAAATCAGACTTACCAGAATGGCTTCCTTGGAGTATAGTTCAGCATCACAGTTATCGCAAAGATAAATATCGAACGGTGGTGGTTCGACCATCATATATTGTGAATCATCACCATGAGTATCGGTTTTACTGTTATgatttaacaaacattttctatttttttgctgTCGATCATAGgactagaaaaaaataaatgttttacttTGGTCAATATATAGGTACTCAGTGAAGCAAAATTCGTTTCGGTGGCCATCTAAtccatatacaaatatttaatactccGATGAGATCAAATTGAGCAGCCGGAAAAGGGATTGGCGTTGCCCAACAATGTTTTAGcttttcaaaatattgcaaGGCATTAGCTGAATagatattaaacattttgcgTGGGGCTAACGACTTATCTCATCTGAGCACCaaactaaaattaagttatcTTACCATGTTTTCATTCCGAAACGTCACCAGTAGTTTATTATTTCTTCTATCGTACAAGGATGTAGTTGAGTTATAGTTGTTGATAAACCTTAAGCTTGCGTGCTCGTACGCCGCCAAATCATTACAGAATCGTAATAAAAATAGGCTTTTATGAAACTGATAACAAATAACTACAATTTCCTTCATTTTTTCCATCCAATTCTGTAAGCATATAAATAGTTAGACAGAACAATTTAAGGACCACGTAAACTGGTTCGATAAAAACTTACGCCAAAAAAGTGTTTTGGCTTTTTCAGGGGAATGCCAAAAGGCGCATTTTCTGGCCACCATTCCGGCTCGCTGCAGTCTATTTTCTTTGGCAAATTTATGTGTCCCAAAGAACATTGCACCATAAATGGTATAAAATTTTCCAGTTGAGACTCGGTAATCTTCTCCAGGGAAGTCGGATACCCATTTGCAAACAAAAGCGGCAGATTGGATATCATATTTTGTTGCGATTTGTCCGTTTCGTCCATTGCCACTAAAATTATAAGATAAATACAATCAAAATTAAGGACATCTCTTATTTTTGGAATAATCTTAGCTACAAAAAAACATCTatatcttttcttttctaatGAAATAACAGCCCTGTGGGATTTAAGGCGATTTGGTGAGacaaatctataaatatttcttaaggAAATGTAGggatcaaatatttataggtACATATATACGGTTCGAAACGACTTCCACTTGCGATACGATCCCTGCTTATTTCTgcaaataattcattttactTCATTTTAGAATGGTTTTAAATGCGAAGGCGGGACTTCAACTTTTTACTTCAAATTCTTTAATTCTTGAACAACGCTTATTCGGTACAAGGACTTCGTAGCATCGCAGAACGGTGTCGACTCTTCAAAATCATTCTTTAACTGGGCATTTTATTCAATGACAgactttatataatattttggaCCACCTCCGttgtaagaataaaaaaaaagattatcaTAATACATACGTAAAGCGTTTTTTTTGACATGGCACGACGTCCTATAGGTATTGTCTTTCAaaataatctttaaataagtatttaaatatgtttcgGTCAAAAACTCGCAAATtatcaacaaaacaatttagcATAGctcaaaaaaagaagaagacaacACACAAAGCACATAGTTTGGGGTTTTTTTCAGAGTTCCTTATCGCCTTCGGTGTGTATCGATAATCTTTCATATTACGATCTGAAATTTGCGGCAAACTGTCTTCACTATGATCAATTACTAATTGCACTTAGGAGCTAATTGTCTGTTAGCAAAACTTGTAATGAAAAATGTCAGGATCAGTGTGTAATTTTCCCGGAGTTCAGATcttggaataaattaaattcgaaactcaaattttatgaataacTATTAAGTTtgctgttaaaaaaatttggttattTGTTTAGCTCTTTTTCTTTGCAATCTCAGCTATACTTTTTTCatcagaaacagctattttttcccTAAAATGTAGGCAGCCCTGATTCCAAGTGATCCGTCGATATGGAAACAAGCCTGAAGCTGGAAATGATTTGGCTTGCATTCAAATGGAGTGGCTTAGAAAGTATCCATTAAAACAAACGATCGATTTCCCAGTAGCATAACCATCAATTCCATAACATATAAGATTTAGCGTCGTAATTTTGTCAATGTTTGCTCCTTATTTCGAATTGTAAATAGGGTCGATAGTTTTGCGTTAAGGAATGttgatatacatatgtatatacatacatacatacatatttacaatacATGGGTAGATATGTGtgtgtcaaaaataaatatctctCTATGTACACATGtgcttattatcattatgTGTATATTGTCACTATATACATAGTTATGTACAGATTAAAAAACATagtttttgttcatttttagaTTCACAAATGTGTTACATTGGACACTCTTGCATGTGAATTTGTACATACttatacacacaaatatatctctatatataataaatatatatatataatgctGCATACGTACACATATATTCTTTTCAACACGTATATAAATCTTCccgttggttttttttaagcaattcaAAGCGTACGCTGTTATTTATATgtcgtttttattataaaattgggTTTAGTTTATCCAGACACATTCGTgaatgcatacatacatatgcatgtattcACTCATCATTTAGTTTTTCGTTACCAAGGCATTTAAAGTTactatatttgaaatataaattccaaatttttgtaaacacATTAATAACTTTATCTTTATTTCGTTAAAGATTAAGAactacaaattaattacatattttacaccgtcaatgaatttttttttatattttttataatctgTTATCGCTTAACAATCGGAACGATGAAAATAGAACAGAATACATTTTGATGATGGACAgttctgctgttgttatcgCAATCATGAGAGAACATCTGTTATTATGCATATACATTCCCTATTTTTCTGCTCTATACATATTGTTGAGGGACAACTTCAAGGgcgaaattaaaatcattttagaTAAGAGATtaccttaaaaattattttattggtaGAAAAcgctttcaaaatattttactttgcCAGGAGCT includes the following:
- the LOC117780403 gene encoding dolichyl-diphosphooligosaccharide--protein glycosyltransferase subunit 1 translates to MKKMELNWLFCYVAITYLCYQATNAEIINKNVERVLDLSSQLVKTTYKITAEETTGKPIKEYVFIVTEPNMSFISAKDGLNKKVEIQQIKESGSNQNSYKLTFSAASSKQSVVIETVSTKNILPHPSEIKQNDKQLVKYVGKIHLYSKYPTTTQKTNVILSSSNILSHTLAKPFAVSSNKISFGPFENIPAQSEEELVLHYENQSPFLTVNTLERTIEVSHWGNIAVKEAIQMTHSGAKLKGSFSRYDFQKDGRSGQSAVKSYKTYLPAAANGVYYRDTNGNISTSNMHSMRDFVDLELRPRFPLFGGWKTQYTLGYNVPSYEYLFSSGNKYVLKMHLIDHIHDNMLIDEAVINIILPEGSTNIELVTPYSVKRHQNDLMYTYLDTVGRPVISFSKQNLVENHISDFTLKYSFSKMSLLQEPLLVIAFIYIIFLFTIVFLRLDLSITSHSHKD
- the LOC117779670 gene encoding uncharacterized protein LOC117779670 translates to MLAMDETDKSQQNMISNLPLLFANGYPTSLEKITESQLENFIPFMVQCSLGHINLPKKIDCSEPEWWPENAPFGIPLKKPKHFFGNWMEKMKEIVVICYQFHKSLFLLRFCNDLAAYEHASLRFINNYNSTTSLYDRRNNKLLVTFRNENMSYDRQQKNRKCLLNHNSKTDTHGDDSQYMMVEPPPFDIYLCDNCDAELYSKEAILVSLI